In Panicum virgatum strain AP13 chromosome 5K, P.virgatum_v5, whole genome shotgun sequence, the genomic window TGCAAATATACACACTCTCTCTCCTCAAATGCATCACGACGGCCGGGGCGGGTGCGGCGCCCGGGGCGAGCGGGGcgcgaggcggccggcggcgcgcagggggaGCAGGCGGATGGCCGGCCGCCAAGCCGACGCGCGCGGGCCtccccgccgctgctcctccgctctgccccgccatggcctccgccgctgctcctGGGCAGACACTGCGGCTTCCCCAACGGCCGGCGCGCacgcgagctccgccgcagcGGCCGATAGGGGGAAGGGGGAGCAGAGGGCTGCCGCACCGCGCTCGGGGAGGAGcagagggccgccgccgccgctgccggtggaggaggagcaggggaggcgccgccgctcgccgctggccGACGGAAGAGGTGCAGGGGATCGGAGGGGCCGCATGTCGCAacggctcgccggcggaggaggagcaggggaggagtCGTGCGTCCGGGGCCGAAGCTCTAGGTGGCCGGGGCGGCCGTGAGCTccaggggaggggcgccggaGCAGGGGCCCCGTGCGGCTCGGGCTcccggcctccctccctccgccgcctcgtccCCTGCTCTCCCTCCTGCTCAtgtctggcggcggcggaggagtcgaggcggtggcggcccgaCGGCTGAGCgcggggccggcggggaggagccaagccgcgcgggccgcggcgcgcgaggccggcggcggaggggcggggCCGCCGGGGCGTGATGAGGACCTGCACGTGCGCGCGGAGGCGCGGTGGCGAGCGGCCGGTGGACGTGCAGGGGGCCGGCGCGCACAGAGCAGGGGACGAGTGGGGAGGAGCTTGGAGGCGCGAGCCCGTGGGCGTAGGCGGGTTCGGGCGCGACCTGCTCTTGCTGCCGTGGCGAACAGggacgccggcgcggccgcggacctccgcctcctcctcgccttcctcgccgcgcgCGACGGCCGCTTCGACGACGCCGGTGGAatgaagctgcagatggcggcGTCGGGGGAAGGAAATGCAGCGCTTTGTTGGAGACGGTGCTGTGCGAAGGAGAGGCAAAACACTGTAGATGAGAGGCAATCTTCGATTTGCATCTCAAAAATGCAAGTTCTTGTTGGACTCAGtcttaggccccgtttagttccaaaaatcaaaattccaaatttttttccggcacctgcatggagacttaaatctagacaaaataaaaaacgcattgcgactgctgcctgtaaatcgcgagacgaatctaatgaacctaattaggccgtaATCGGACGCTAAATtgttacagtaatgctacagtaaacaacctctaatgccgggttaattaggctcatcacattcgtctcgcgatttacagacgagttctgtaatttatattatgattaatctatatttattattttaaatatataaagatgtcttttcaaaaactttacggagcgcaactaaacacggctTAGAAAAGCTGTTTTGGGTGGAGGCATGGCAAACGGCCCTGTATACCGTTGGTCTGACCCACCGATCCGGGGCAGGGAGCACCGGAGAGTACGGTGCAGCACTGACCGCGACTGACGACCAGTCTTCCTGCAGCAGCAGAGCGAGCGAGCTACTTGAGCTGTCCGGGTATCCGAGTAGTTTGACGGGGCTTCGCTGCAGCTTCGCTTGGCTTGGCCCGCCGCGACTTTGACCGCAGCGAGTCTATGCTTCGGGCTGAACCGTGCCGGGCCGATAAGGCACGAAATTTTACCAGGCCGTGCCGTGCTGGGCCTAAGACCTGAAACCACGGCCCAACTCAGCACGGCCCAAAAGCACGTCGGGCCATCTTTGGGCCGTGCCAGCCCAAACACGGCCCACAGATCATGAATACCACCATTTGAAAGGGTTTTTTTCACAATGACAAAAATTATAAGAAATTAACACTAGTGATCCTCCAGATCTGCAGCTGCCGGGCCGGCCCAGGCACGGTCCAAAACACCGTGCCGTGCCGGGCGGCACGATGGGCCGAAATCTTAGGCACGGCCCAGCCCGCCCTTCGTGCCGTGCCAACACGGCCCAGTTGTTTTCGTGCTGGGCCGGGCTTCGTGCCTAGGTTTTCGGGCCGTGCTCATGCCAGCCCATTAAGCACGGCCCATATTTACAGCTCTAGCAGCGACTATTCCACATCCATCTCATCGTCTCTCTTCCCCTCTCGAAAAAATTAACCAGCAACCACTTGCACTGCCTCCTtggaaattaaaataattaattgAGATGAGAGAAAGCAACGCCACCACCAACTCCCTCCCCGTCTTCGTCCTCCCGCGCCGCGTATAAAGCagctgcctcgccgcccgccaaCTCACTCTCGCCAGCTAGCTAGCTCCACCACCGTCTTCTTGCACTTTGCTTCGCTGGCCATCGGTATCGATCGACATCTCCCCATCGAAtagatcgtcgtcgtcgtccatggATGAAGTGTGGTGCGGCCTCGAcctgcagcagctgcagctgcaggccggcgaccccctcgccgcgcccgccggcctcCACGACCAAGACCCCTTCTGGCCGGCCGCTCTAGCGGAGTACGTGTCCTTCCTTGTGTTCGTCCGCCGTTGCTAGTACCACTTAGCtggtaataacccgatcgcgcGCTGTTCTGTTTCATACTAACCTTTGCTTTCGTTGCCATCCGTTCATCAGCTGCGCCTCCAGCTTCCTCGCCGCCGACACCGCGTGCTTCGGCGGCGTCGCCGACATCGACCTCtccggcggctccgcggccagcgggaaggcggcggcggacggcatgGACACGGCCAGCTTCTTCGCCGCGGAcgacggccaccaccaccacctgatGCCCCAAGAGCAGCAGCCGGTGCACTCGTCCTCGTCGCTCTCCTCCAAGCGCTCCCTCTCCGTCGACAGCGGCGGCTCCTGGTCCACCTTCTTCCCGCTCGACGACGCCTCCCTGGCCGCCGCGGGCGGCCTCTTctcgacgccctcgccctcgcacgccgcggcgccggccgctttcgccgccggcgaggacgagGCGCTCATGCGCGCCATGATGGCCGTCATCTCCtcggcgtcgccctcctcctccgagtcctcgtcgccgccgctgggcCAGGACTACACcacggccgcgccggccgccgtagTGCAGCCGCGCCCAGCAAGCGGGGGCAACGCCACCAGCCACGTGACGGTCAGGAGCAGCAGCCTCGCTGTGGGGCCGGAGAGGACCGCGTCGCTGAccagcgctgccgccggcggctggcagcagcaggaggacgccaaggcctgcagcaacaacagcagccAGGTCTACCACATGATGTCGGAGAGGAAGAGGCGGGAGAAGCTCAACGACAGCTTCCACACACTGAGGTCCCTCCTCCCACCGTGTTCCAAGGTATGCAACTATGCATCCATTCTTAATCCAAATCCATCGTCTCCTGCACTTCTTGGCGCCATTGTTACTACTTACTAGTGCCATTTTATTATCTTTCCTTGAACATACATGTCCACCTTTCACGTGCTGATGATcataacaaaaataaaaccatCCTAGGAGGAGCTGTTTGAATCTCTATATTAAAAGGAAATCGACACCCCAATTCGTCTCGATAAGAACTCGAACTTGGGCGATCTGAATAATATACATTATATTCACATACCCTCAACTAATTGAGCTTTAGATTTATTGATGATAATAAACTGTATTTGCTATATCATAACTCTAACGTCCAATGCTAAAAAATATGGTCTTGCTTGCTATAAAACTGTAAGATCGTAGTCTCCGAGATCGATCATCTCATTGATCAAAAGTTTATTGAAAAAGATTAAACAATGCTTTTATCTCTATTCTATGGCGCAATCGACCGTCGAGTCTATAAACAAGTACTAAATAAGAaaataaggaaaaaaaaacttttgatcTTATTTGTTGTTTATCTATATATACATGGATAGACCCGTTGCAACAATGACCTAGCTAGGCTATTATAGAGACAATCTAACCTACAACAAATAGTCACAGGGAAGAAAATTAAATTCTTATTAGGTTGTTGGTTTACGATTGGATGGTCGAAAAAGAACCCAAGAAAGTTGTGTCAAGTCATGTCACTTTTGTGAGGCAGAGAATAGATCCTCTGGTCTTTTTCCAATTTTTCAAAGGTGACTTGGAAGAATGGAAGTCTTGCCACTACGTCCAGCCTTGCGAAAGATAGCATTGTTTATTCTTTTGAAAAGGACATCGGCGGATGAATGAAGGTGTTTAGAAGCGCCCTAGTATAGATTCTTAAGATAAAAGGTCCCCGATTGCACAAGCGGACAAGGTCCAATACGATGCATGGAAGCTTCCAAGAGGAAGCACATTTGTGTGATTGCGAGACAAAACAGGCCCGTGCTAGGATTATAAATTAATAAATTGCAGGCTCTGGTGGAAGTTTTCAACAAAATTGTTTAAGCTGCTGCTAGCACATGATAAAAGTTTTAGTCAATGTATGATGCTGTGTTGAACACTAAAAATAGAATTAGATCCATTCCAAATAGCGAGAATTAACTCCAAATTTCAGGAAAAAAAGCGAGCATATCAGTTAAAATTTCTTTGATGCATCAGAATTCACAGCCAAAGGCATAAACTACAGAAGTAGAAAACAATTATTTTGTTAAAGCATGctaatttttttgtttattaGACTATatgtgatatattttatttttagtAGGTTTATGAGATGAACTTTTAGAAGATCAAacaatttttattataatgatTTTTCTTCGAGGATGATAATAAAATATATGCTCAGCTGCAAAGTAGGACTCAGAAAGTCAAGCGTGTTAGCTGGTCAATAGTTTCTTGTTTCCAAGGAAAGACATCAGCCGAGGAAGGCGATCGGAAGGACCTTGCTGCTGTCTACTGTGGTCCTCAAATACACAATGCAAGTTGACAGCGTTAGGTGCCGATCGACGCACAAGCAACCGCAACAAAAACAAAGTCCAAAAGCCTGTTAAACAGGTTGGTAAGAAAGAAGTATTGGGCTCTTGGAAAGACAAACAAAGGCACATCATCATCCACATTACTTTAGAGTTTTCCGTGGTTGCCGCGAAACAGCCTGCAGTTGCCTGCATAGAAGTACAAGAGGTTAATTGGGCTGTCCTAATCAGCCGAGGACAGCAGATTAGCCACCCGGTGAAGCTGTCCTTTCATGAGTAAGACAAATTTTGAGAATGCCTTTTTTTCATTGATACGCGAGCAGCTTCCGACATGGTCCGGTGGAGAATTCAAGCTAGCTCAAAGTGTTagcttaacaaaaaaaaatttgagcgCACGTGTTATTAGCTTAACTTTAGAAAAGTTTAAATTCACCGCTGTAGTAGGATCACACAGCAATATCTTCTTTCCTTGCACTTTGGAAAATTTTAAATTCGCTATTATTTTTCATGACAAGTTTTGTTTTTGGggaaaagaacaaaatttgTTAAACCGCCCTGTTCCGTACGTACGTGCATCGCAGAAGGACAAGACAACGGTGCTGATCAACGCGGCGAGCTTCCTGAAGACGCTGGAGGCGCAGGTCTCGGAGCTGGAGGAGAAGAACACCAAGCTGGAGAGGTACGTCCCCcgcgagggcggcgccggcgccggcgcggcggcggcgcaccggagAGCCAAGGTCCGTATCAGCAGGGCGGGGCCGGAGGAGCGGCAGGTGAGCCTGACGGTGATGGTGATGGTGGAGTGCGACATCGTGGACCTGGTGCTGCACCTCCTGGAGTGCCTCCGGTGGATGAGCGGGGTGAGCGTGCTGTCCGTCGACGCCGACACCTACTCGCCGCAGGCGCCGCTCAAGGCCCGCGCCAACATCAAGCTGCAGATCATGGTAAAGCTAGCCCTCAATTTGCATAATTAATATCGCTCTTAATCTCACTCATGCCAATAACTCTGACAAAGAAAAAAGTAAGAAAGAAAAAGTCAGGGCATGCATGTTAGGTCCAATTTGGAATAATGCAGCAAGGAATTCAGAGGATTGCTAATACGAAGGAATTGGTCTAAAACTCATCCCTGAATGAACGGATAAACAATACAAGTTGATCATCATCAGCCTGACTGCtggttcattagattcttcaagcAATACAATAGTCACTCAATTGACGTCTCTGCCTGCATTGTGATCACCGCCGCAGGACGGCGACTGCTGGGACGAGGCGCTGTTCCACGAGGCGATGACGAAGGCCGTGCACGAGGCGACCTCGtctccctcctcgtcctcctgcgCCGCCCCGGCTCCGCTCGTGGCCGCGGCCTACTAGGCAGGAGCAGGGGGCGGGCACGTAAGCCCCCACCGCCTCGGTTTCTTCCGCCACAGGTTGGCTGTGAAGCGACCGGTTCAGCCATGGCCATGCGCGCGTGCTCCCTCCGATCCGCATTGGGCTCGATCTATCGGCAGTCATGCATGGTTGGACTTTGAAGGGGTAAAACCAAACGTGCCGGCGCCGCTGACGGACGACGATCATCGAGTTCGGCCTGCGGTTCTCCTGTAAGCCTTGGGCGGTTAATTAGAAAAGGTTATGCAACTACACCTTAGTCTCTGGTTATTAGCGAAGTGTAAGAAGCCCTGTGGCTGCCCTAGCGCGGTCAGAGAGGTTGCAGATGATGATGGCATTATGAGATTGTAGGTTGTGTGATGCATGGCTAGTGATCGGTATTTAGTAGTAGCATGTGTTGGCATTTGGAACCAAGTTAGTGGAGGGATTTTGTACATAGGAAATGAAGCTCCCATGACTATGAGCAGTTCGTATATGAATGAAGAAACGTGCACACGCGGAAGGAATCAAGTTCAGCGCTCCTCAAATGTTCTTTAGATAACTTTTTAAAAATTGTATACTTTAACTTTTAAAAAATTGAATACTTTTGGAAAAAATATttgaatattttcaaaaatgatATTTAATCAGAAAGTTACGTAATAATTTTGTTcgaaaaaattatatattttcttacatattaaatatattttttgaaaatgcaatttatatttttgtaaaagttcataatataaattttatgtATAACCTTTCCCATCATTGTGTAAAATTTCCAAAGTTTCTCATGGTTCTTGCAAAAATCATCACCTTATAGGATGATCTGGACCAAGAAATAGACTTTAAGTTTGCACACTTTGGAACAATTTTTAAGACGAGGGAAAAGGTATTGAATAAATTCAGATCCTTTCTGATTCTCAAAATAGCATAGAATTCCCAgccaaaaaggaaaacaaaaacaGGAAGGAGAATGGCATATAACATCAGAGGCAAATGACCCTCTCATAGCCCAAGAATGTCTAAAATCATCTAAAAAGCCTCATCATTCTTCTATCTATTGTACCATGACGCTCTAATGGCCGTATGATGTGATTTGTCTAACATAACTGAACCctatcctttttccttttttgtgcTTTACAACAGCACCTTATATGAAATGATGCAAACATCAGGATTTTAGTCAAAATATACTTTTTTTTAATCGCAAACGTGCTTATGCGACATGGGCAAAGCTATTTTTAGCTATTGCTAGTCTATTGACAGCGTTAAACTTAAGAACATGGAACTTGATCCAACCGTGTGAATTGCACTTTAATGGGCAATGCAAAGCTATTTTTTGCTATGCTAATCTATTGACAGCGTTAAACTTAAGAACATGGAACTTGATCCAACCGTGTGAATTGCACTTTAATTAGACTAACAATAGGATATGCCGTATGCGTAGGGGTGGTAAAAgcctcaaaattttgaactagaaaatataAAGGCTGGGTCCTAAAAGGatcgggctctaatcttatataattttaagcTAAATAATTTAAGGGCCTTACTgagctgtgaagaggccactagggccatgacccattaccacccccAACGTATGCGTAGGGGTGGTAAAAGGTCTCAAATTTTAGCCTAGATAATTTAAGAGTTGGGACTTTTTATACagttttgagctaaaaatatacTCCAtccattcacttttgatagctatattttaaaaacttaaatgttcaaaaatgatagctatatttactaTTGGCATGGActgtggcaataaatagcactagttacAAAGAGTTTCCAGTTTAAATATTGAAAGACCAACAAAAAAAAGTCTGTAgcatttattagattgataagcacacttgtggtGCCCTTTAGTCATTGTGCCATATGAAAATATATCAATCAAAACTAAATGAATAGAGTATAAAGACAAGTTGAATTGTGAAGAGAACACGGATCATATGATCTGTTACCCCCCTACGTATGCGTGAGCATGTGCTGCTTGGAGGCGGCTTGAGTACAAGCAGGTTAAGACGTCGGGCGCAATACATGTTAGCAGTCAGTAGCATATCGACTATTCTTGCAATAGGACTTACAACCTCTACTTATCTTATCTAATATTATCCAAAATTCCCATATAAATGACTTTAGGACTGGTAAATAATATTAATAAGAGCGTAAAGGCTTTTATTCtataaatttttctaaaatacaaAATTCTTTGTAGTTAATGATGAAATTCTAATGTTCCTAAATTCTATGGCCTCTCCCAGTCTCGACAATTGGCACGAGTCTGTGCCTTAGTGGAGTAATTGTACATAGAAAACAAAGCTCCCAAGTTCATATGGAGAAATGTGCACACATGAAAGGGATGTACTAGACTAGTAGCCCAAAACTGCCCGAGTTTCTCATAGTTCTTACAAAATCATCGCCGTATAGGGCAACCCGAACCCAAAAATGTAGtaaacaaaactttacaagatacATCAATCATGTACAAAATGGGACAGTTTTTGAAACAAGAAAAAGAACGGAACAAATTCAGTCCCGTTCTTATCCTCAAGAGCATAGAAATTCCTAGCTAAAAGGGGTGAAAAGTACAAGAAGATAATGCCGTACAACATCACAGGCAATTGCCTTCTTTTTACATGAACATATAAATCCTAGTATGAGTACTAGATACTTGTGGTCGCATCCCAAAGCCGAAGAAGTCCATTGCGACCACCACTGCATATTCTTTTCCTATCTAGGTCTGATGCTATACACCTCACCTGCAACAAGGGACATTTAGAATACCCAGAAAGAAGGAAAAATACAGCTGCTCTGAACACAAGAACAATTATCCATGATGAGTTAACATGAGCCTTAACTAGCCATGATCAGTGATCTCCTACAAACAAGTTCATGTACAAGTATAGCAAAACACCACAGATCTTAATCTTACCTATAAACATGCTTAGATTAGTAAGTTACATAAACATTGTACAATTAGCTTAAATGTATCATACCCTTAAATTGATTCAGTAAAATAGTAATGAACATTAAAAGATCATCGCTAGCGGTAATCAACTCAAATATAGGACATTCTTTCCAAAGGAATGCAGTTTTACTTGCTGTATATAATTATAATGTGTAGGATCTTCTAATGGGTCATTGATATATATGGCCTGAGTCTACACAGAACTAGGCAGGTCAATACTGGAAAACATATTCAAAAGGAATGCGCTAAACAAAGCAATGTGTGGAAGTTTAGATGAGACACGTACCACAGCAGCAGTTTTCTGGGGAGTCCTGTAAAGCTGCCATCCTGCAGCTTTTGGTCCTGCATTTGAGAAACCACCAAATCTTTCTTGGGGCCGATGGAAGAGAGACATAGAATTATCAGCAGCGCCAATTCCTAGCCAGTGATCACCGGCACTAATGGACAGAACGGATGCTGTGTGAAGTGTCAGATTCTTTACACATTTTATTCCTCCTACAAAAGAGAACGAAATCATTTAGTTGTAAAAGAAAATGGAAGAAAATGAATAAGGTGGCCATTCAACAAATGAAAGTTATAAAAGAGGAAACCCTCTCAAGTCATAGGATTGAATACTGCAAAGATTGAATGGTAGTAGTCACAGCTAGGGATAAACATTTTTGGGTTTGAGAAATTTCCCTACCTAACAGTTTTTATTATCTGGTAAACTAATATTTCTCCAAACATTTTTAGAAGTTTCTACAAATCCTACCCTGCTAGGTAAATCTAGATAACCTTGTATCCATCCGTACATAAGTGATTATTGGTAAGCCAAGATAAATAGCATTTTATCATGAGTGGATATATGGT contains:
- the LOC120707175 gene encoding putative transcription factor bHLH041, coding for MDEVWCGLDLQQLQLQAGDPLAAPAGLHDQDPFWPAALADCASSFLAADTACFGGVADIDLSGGSAASGKAAADGMDTASFFAADDGHHHHLMPQEQQPVHSSSSLSSKRSLSVDSGGSWSTFFPLDDASLAAAGGLFSTPSPSHAAAPAAFAAGEDEALMRAMMAVISSASPSSSESSSPPLGQDYTTAAPAAVVQPRPASGGNATSHVTVRSSSLAVGPERTASLTSAAAGGWQQQEDAKACSNNSSQVYHMMSERKRREKLNDSFHTLRSLLPPCSKKDKTTVLINAASFLKTLEAQVSELEEKNTKLERYVPREGGAGAGAAAAHRRAKVRISRAGPEERQVSLTVMVMVECDIVDLVLHLLECLRWMSGVSVLSVDADTYSPQAPLKARANIKLQIMDGDCWDEALFHEAMTKAVHEATSSPSSSSCAAPAPLVAAAY